In Siniperca chuatsi isolate FFG_IHB_CAS linkage group LG16, ASM2008510v1, whole genome shotgun sequence, the following proteins share a genomic window:
- the cdk19 gene encoding cyclin-dependent kinase 19 isoform X2, protein MDGWMDNNKLTLSSNIEPLLLRELKHPNVIALQKVFLSHSDRKVWLLFDYAEHDLWHIIKFHRASKANKKPMQLPRGMVKSLLYQILDGIHYLHANWVLHRDLKPANILVMGEGPERGRVKIADMGFARLFNSPLKPLADLDPVVVTFWYRAPELLLGARHYTKAIDIWAIGCIFAELLTSEPIFHCRQEDIKTSNPFHHDQLDRIFSVMGFPADKDWEDIRKMPEYPTLQKDFRRTTYANSSLIKYMEKHKVKPDSKVFLLLQKLLTMDPTKRITSEQALQDPYFLEDPLPTTDVFAGCQIPYPKREFLNEDEPEEKTEKNQTQQHQQTTGQTQAQNQQQTAAQQAPSQQSSAQTNGTAGATGGTAGGGLQHSQDQGPLNKKPRIGPSGASSGTGVLQSEYQHSGPRLGYQSNVQGSTQPQSTMGYSSSSQQSSQYSHQTHRY, encoded by the exons ctgttacGAGAACTGAAACACCCAAATGTGATCGCCCTGCAGAAGGTGTTCCTGTCCCACAGTGACAGAAAGGTGTGGCTCCTCTTCGACTACGCCGAACATGACCTTTGG CACATCATCAAGTTCCACCGCGCCTCTAAGGCCAACAAGAAGCCCATGCAGCTGCCCCGAGGGATGGTGAAGTCTCTCCTGTATCAGATTCTGGATGGGATCCATTACCTCCATGCCAACTGGGTGCTCCACAGGGATCTG AAACCAGCTAACATCCTGGTGATGGGGGAAGGTCCTGAACGAGGAAGAGTTAAAATCG CTGACATGGGTTTCGCCAGACTCTTCAACTCTCCCCTCAAGCCACTGGCGGACCTCGACCCCGTGGTGGTGACGTTCTGGTACAGGGCccctgagctgctgctgggGGCCCGGCACTACACCAAAGCTATTG ATATTTGGGCAATTGGCTGCATCTTTGCGGAGCTGCTAACGTCTGAGCCCATCTTTCACTGTCGCCAGGAAGACATCAAGACCAGTAACCCCTTCCATCATGACCAGCTGGACAGGATATTCAGCGTCATGGGTTTCCCTGCAG ATAAAGACTGGGAAGACATTAGGAAGATGCCTGAGTACCCAACACTGCAGAAAGACTTCAGGAGGACAAC GTATGCAAACAGCAGCTTAATCAAATACATGGAGAAGCATAAAGTCAAACCAGACAGCAAAGTTTTTCTGTTG CTCCAGAAACTCCTCACCATGGACCCCACCAAAAGAATCACATCAGAGCAGGCTTTGCAGGACCCGTACTTCCTGGAGGACCCATTACCAACCACTGA TGTGTTTGCTGGGTGTCAGATCCCCTACCCAAAACGAGAGTTTCTAAATGAAGACGAGccagaggagaaaacagaaaag AACCAGacccagcagcaccagcagacgACAGGCCAGACTCAGGCCCAGAACCAGCAGCAGACGGCGGCCCAACAGGCCCCCTCCCAGCAGAGCTCCGCCCAAACCAACGGCACCGCCGGAGCCACGGGGGGCACCGCCGGCGGGGGTTTACAACACAGCCAGGACCAGGGGCCCCTCAACAAGAAACCTCGGATCGGGCCCTCTGGGGCCTCCTCAGGCACTGGGGTGCTACAGTCAGAGTACCAG cacTCCGGCCCCCGCCTTGGTTACCAAAGCAACGTCCAAGGTTCCACTCAGCCCCAGAGCACCATGGGATACTCGTCGTCATCCCAGCAGAGCTCCCAGTACTCCCACCAGACCCACCGTTACTGA
- the cdk19 gene encoding cyclin-dependent kinase 19 isoform X3 — MSACREIALLRELKHPNVIALQKVFLSHSDRKVWLLFDYAEHDLWHIIKFHRASKANKKPMQLPRGMVKSLLYQILDGIHYLHANWVLHRDLKPANILVMGEGPERGRVKIADMGFARLFNSPLKPLADLDPVVVTFWYRAPELLLGARHYTKAIDIWAIGCIFAELLTSEPIFHCRQEDIKTSNPFHHDQLDRIFSVMGFPADKDWEDIRKMPEYPTLQKDFRRTTYANSSLIKYMEKHKVKPDSKVFLLLQKLLTMDPTKRITSEQALQDPYFLEDPLPTTDVFAGCQIPYPKREFLNEDEPEEKTEKNQTQQHQQTTGQTQAQNQQQTAAQQAPSQQSSAQTNGTAGATGGTAGGGLQHSQDQGPLNKKPRIGPSGASSGTGVLQSEYQHSGPRLGYQSNVQGSTQPQSTMGYSSSSQQSSQYSHQTHRY; from the exons ctgttacGAGAACTGAAACACCCAAATGTGATCGCCCTGCAGAAGGTGTTCCTGTCCCACAGTGACAGAAAGGTGTGGCTCCTCTTCGACTACGCCGAACATGACCTTTGG CACATCATCAAGTTCCACCGCGCCTCTAAGGCCAACAAGAAGCCCATGCAGCTGCCCCGAGGGATGGTGAAGTCTCTCCTGTATCAGATTCTGGATGGGATCCATTACCTCCATGCCAACTGGGTGCTCCACAGGGATCTG AAACCAGCTAACATCCTGGTGATGGGGGAAGGTCCTGAACGAGGAAGAGTTAAAATCG CTGACATGGGTTTCGCCAGACTCTTCAACTCTCCCCTCAAGCCACTGGCGGACCTCGACCCCGTGGTGGTGACGTTCTGGTACAGGGCccctgagctgctgctgggGGCCCGGCACTACACCAAAGCTATTG ATATTTGGGCAATTGGCTGCATCTTTGCGGAGCTGCTAACGTCTGAGCCCATCTTTCACTGTCGCCAGGAAGACATCAAGACCAGTAACCCCTTCCATCATGACCAGCTGGACAGGATATTCAGCGTCATGGGTTTCCCTGCAG ATAAAGACTGGGAAGACATTAGGAAGATGCCTGAGTACCCAACACTGCAGAAAGACTTCAGGAGGACAAC GTATGCAAACAGCAGCTTAATCAAATACATGGAGAAGCATAAAGTCAAACCAGACAGCAAAGTTTTTCTGTTG CTCCAGAAACTCCTCACCATGGACCCCACCAAAAGAATCACATCAGAGCAGGCTTTGCAGGACCCGTACTTCCTGGAGGACCCATTACCAACCACTGA TGTGTTTGCTGGGTGTCAGATCCCCTACCCAAAACGAGAGTTTCTAAATGAAGACGAGccagaggagaaaacagaaaag AACCAGacccagcagcaccagcagacgACAGGCCAGACTCAGGCCCAGAACCAGCAGCAGACGGCGGCCCAACAGGCCCCCTCCCAGCAGAGCTCCGCCCAAACCAACGGCACCGCCGGAGCCACGGGGGGCACCGCCGGCGGGGGTTTACAACACAGCCAGGACCAGGGGCCCCTCAACAAGAAACCTCGGATCGGGCCCTCTGGGGCCTCCTCAGGCACTGGGGTGCTACAGTCAGAGTACCAG cacTCCGGCCCCCGCCTTGGTTACCAAAGCAACGTCCAAGGTTCCACTCAGCCCCAGAGCACCATGGGATACTCGTCGTCATCCCAGCAGAGCTCCCAGTACTCCCACCAGACCCACCGTTACTGA